One Comamonas endophytica DNA window includes the following coding sequences:
- a CDS encoding ABC transporter ATP-binding protein, whose amino-acid sequence MLACEGLEAGYGASQVLFGIDLQILPGEVVTLLGRNGMGKSTTIKTIIGALKPTRGELRFAGVSLRARSPDAIARLGVAIVPEGRHCFPNLTVREHLVAFASRRHAAGEPWSLERIYGVFPRLKERQHHMGNQLSGGEQQMLAIGRALSTNPRLLILDEATEGLAPVVREEIWRCLATLKAAGQTLLVVDKYVHRLVGLADRHVILERGNVVWQGSSAELDADRQLWHAYLGV is encoded by the coding sequence CTGCTGGCCTGCGAGGGCCTGGAAGCCGGCTATGGCGCCAGCCAGGTGCTGTTCGGCATCGACCTGCAGATCCTGCCCGGCGAGGTGGTGACGCTGCTGGGGCGCAACGGCATGGGCAAGAGCACCACCATCAAGACCATCATCGGTGCCTTGAAGCCCACCCGTGGCGAGCTGCGCTTTGCCGGGGTATCGCTGCGCGCCAGATCGCCCGATGCCATCGCGCGCCTGGGCGTGGCCATCGTTCCCGAGGGGCGCCACTGCTTTCCCAATCTCACGGTGCGCGAGCATCTGGTGGCGTTTGCGTCCCGGCGTCACGCGGCGGGCGAGCCCTGGAGCCTGGAGCGCATCTACGGCGTGTTTCCGCGATTGAAGGAACGCCAGCACCACATGGGCAACCAGCTCTCGGGCGGCGAGCAGCAGATGCTGGCCATCGGCCGCGCGCTGTCGACGAATCCCCGGCTGCTGATCCTCGACGAGGCCACCGAGGGCCTGGCGCCCGTGGTGCGCGAGGAGATCTGGCGCTGCCTGGCGACGCTCAAGGCGGCGGGGCAGACGCTGCTGGTGGTCGACAAGTACGTGCACCGGCTGGTGGGCCTGGCCGACCGGCATGTGATCCTGGAGCGCGGCAATGTCGTCTGGCAGGGCAGTTCGGCGGAACTCGATGCCGACCGGCAGCTGTGGCACGCATATCTCGGGGTGTGA
- a CDS encoding BCCT family transporter, whose product MDQPAIPQPAAPRLTFSAPVVIPALLVLGALLLLCGVFPLHADRIFSSAQAWVITHFDWFYTMVVSLFPVFLLMVAFSRFGNIRLGPDDAKPEFNFLSWSAMLFAAGMGIGLMYFGVGEPLQHYLNPPTQAAGTPAAAREALTSTFFHWGIHAWSVYGVMGLVLAYFGFRYNLPLTMRSGLYPLLQQRIDGPIGHGVDTFALVGTIAGLATTLGYGALQLAAGLNIVTGWDTTTTAFRIGVIVIVVGLAGLSAASGLDKGVRRLSETNLILTFVLLGFVLFFGPTVHLFEAFSENIGNYLSSVVALSLRTFAYEPAQDPGWFGDWTILYWAWWVSWSPFVGMFIARISRGRTVREFIVGVLVIPTAFNLLWMTAFGNGAIWIDTHVAQGALAQSASNVDALLFRFFEYLPLAKAVSWLAIVLIALFFVTSADSGAYVVDAIASRGHPRSPVWQRLFWAGVLGVTAIALLLAGGLKALQALTLVAALPVAAIMAVLCIGLWRGMQADLRNATQDWAPATSFWNGQHWRKRLELIVRQPDALDIQAFLHKTVLPAMREVAEEMKRQGVPAVVHDDSAEAQPEGAAAVRLVIPIPELRDFVYGVRPVKRKLPGYILTEVTDEEENARRHVVEPITFFADGREGYDIQYLRHEELIADILRNYERYLSLSADKRNLLLNRAPGHGG is encoded by the coding sequence ATGGATCAACCCGCCATCCCCCAACCCGCCGCGCCGCGGCTGACCTTCTCGGCGCCAGTGGTCATTCCAGCACTGCTGGTGCTGGGCGCGCTGCTGCTGCTGTGCGGCGTGTTTCCGCTCCATGCGGACCGCATCTTCTCCAGCGCACAGGCCTGGGTCATCACGCACTTCGACTGGTTCTACACCATGGTCGTGTCGCTGTTCCCGGTCTTTCTGTTGATGGTGGCGTTCAGCCGCTTCGGCAACATCCGCCTCGGGCCCGACGACGCCAAGCCCGAGTTCAATTTCCTGTCATGGAGCGCGATGCTCTTCGCCGCGGGCATGGGCATCGGCCTGATGTACTTCGGCGTGGGCGAGCCGCTGCAGCATTACCTGAACCCGCCCACCCAGGCCGCGGGCACGCCCGCCGCGGCGCGCGAGGCGCTCACCTCCACCTTCTTCCACTGGGGCATCCATGCCTGGTCGGTGTATGGCGTCATGGGACTGGTGCTGGCCTATTTCGGCTTCCGCTACAACCTGCCGCTGACCATGCGCTCGGGCCTGTATCCACTGCTGCAGCAGCGCATCGACGGGCCGATCGGCCACGGTGTCGATACCTTCGCGCTGGTCGGCACGATTGCCGGGCTGGCGACCACGCTGGGCTATGGCGCGCTGCAGCTGGCGGCGGGCCTGAACATCGTCACGGGCTGGGACACCACTACCACGGCCTTCCGCATCGGCGTGATCGTCATCGTCGTGGGCCTGGCCGGATTGTCGGCGGCCTCGGGGCTGGACAAGGGCGTGCGCCGGCTGTCGGAAACCAATCTGATCCTGACCTTCGTGCTGCTGGGCTTCGTGCTGTTCTTCGGCCCCACCGTGCACCTGTTCGAGGCCTTCAGCGAGAACATCGGCAACTACCTGTCGAGCGTGGTGGCGCTGTCGCTGCGCACCTTCGCCTACGAGCCGGCGCAGGACCCCGGCTGGTTCGGCGACTGGACCATCCTCTACTGGGCCTGGTGGGTGTCGTGGTCGCCCTTCGTCGGCATGTTCATCGCGCGCATCTCGCGCGGGCGCACGGTGCGCGAGTTCATCGTCGGCGTGCTGGTCATTCCCACGGCCTTCAACCTGCTGTGGATGACGGCCTTCGGCAACGGCGCTATCTGGATCGACACCCATGTGGCGCAGGGCGCGCTGGCGCAGTCCGCCAGCAACGTCGATGCGCTGCTGTTCCGCTTCTTCGAGTACCTGCCGCTGGCCAAGGCCGTGTCCTGGCTGGCCATCGTGCTGATCGCGCTGTTCTTCGTGACCTCGGCGGACTCGGGCGCCTATGTGGTCGACGCCATCGCCTCGCGCGGCCATCCGCGCTCGCCGGTGTGGCAGCGGCTGTTCTGGGCCGGCGTGCTGGGCGTCACCGCGATCGCGCTGCTGCTCGCCGGCGGGCTCAAGGCGCTGCAGGCGCTGACCCTGGTGGCGGCGCTGCCGGTGGCGGCGATCATGGCGGTGCTGTGCATAGGGCTGTGGCGCGGCATGCAGGCCGACCTGCGCAACGCCACGCAGGACTGGGCCCCTGCGACCAGCTTCTGGAACGGCCAGCACTGGCGCAAGCGCCTGGAGCTGATCGTGCGCCAGCCCGACGCCCTCGACATCCAGGCCTTCCTGCACAAGACCGTGCTGCCCGCGATGCGCGAAGTGGCCGAGGAAATGAAGCGCCAGGGCGTGCCCGCGGTGGTGCACGACGACAGCGCCGAGGCACAGCCGGAGGGCGCAGCGGCGGTGCGGCTGGTCATTCCCATTCCCGAGCTGCGCGACTTCGTCTATGGCGTGCGGCCGGTCAAGCGCAAGCTGCCCGGCTACATCCTGACCGAGGTCACCGACGAGGAGGAGAACGCGCGCCGCCATGTGGTCGAGCCCATCACCTTCTTCGCCGACGGCCGCGAGGGCTACGACATCCAATACCTGCGGCACGAGGAACTGATTGCCGACATCCTGCGCAACTACGAGCGCTACCTGTCGCTGAGCGCCGACAAGCGCAACCTGCTGCTCAACCGCGCGCCGGGGCACGGCGGCTGA
- a CDS encoding GspH/FimT family pseudopilin, whose translation MKRPTSRGLTLIEILVVVAIVAIVSALAAPDLSALIKSNRVAGKINALNADISFAKTEAIKRGVAVTLCASADQLTCSPSSDLAQGWIVFADPDENQAIGIGEAIIKVQDKLKGDDRIVLSESQTTVSFNRNGYIYNLPSSGMQVIKVTTSDSDQRSQRCLTFQRIGQAKVTKGGEQTCA comes from the coding sequence TTGAAGAGGCCAACCAGCCGTGGCCTGACGCTCATCGAGATCCTGGTGGTCGTCGCCATCGTGGCCATCGTGTCGGCGCTGGCGGCGCCCGATCTGAGCGCGCTGATCAAGAGCAATCGCGTTGCGGGAAAAATCAATGCCTTGAACGCGGACATCAGTTTCGCCAAGACGGAAGCCATCAAGCGCGGCGTCGCCGTCACGCTGTGCGCCTCCGCGGACCAGCTGACTTGCAGCCCGAGCTCCGATCTGGCGCAGGGCTGGATCGTGTTTGCCGACCCCGACGAGAACCAGGCGATCGGCATCGGCGAAGCCATCATCAAGGTGCAGGACAAGCTCAAGGGCGATGACCGCATCGTGCTTTCGGAGTCCCAGACCACGGTTTCCTTCAATCGCAACGGATACATCTACAACCTGCCGAGCTCGGGCATGCAGGTCATCAAGGTGACGACCAGCGATTCGGACCAGCGCAGCCAGCGCTGCCTGACGTTCCAGCGCATAGGCCAGGCCAAGGTCACCAAGGGCGGAGAGCAGACGTGCGCGTAG
- a CDS encoding DUF4810 domain-containing protein yields MRANLLMPTAPTLALAVLLSGCASSAPQPLYRWDGYENQVYGYLRSTGATRAQQIQALEQGLIESGARNAALPPGYQAHLGLLYLDAGRTDEALRAWESEKAAFPESAQYIDYLIGNLKKGG; encoded by the coding sequence ATGCGAGCGAACCTCTTGATGCCGACGGCCCCGACGCTGGCCCTGGCCGTGCTGCTGTCGGGCTGCGCCAGCAGTGCGCCGCAGCCGCTGTACCGGTGGGATGGCTACGAAAACCAGGTGTACGGCTATCTCCGCAGCACGGGCGCGACCCGCGCGCAGCAGATCCAGGCGCTGGAGCAAGGCCTGATAGAGAGCGGGGCGCGCAATGCGGCGCTGCCGCCAGGCTACCAGGCGCACCTCGGGCTGCTGTACCTCGATGCCGGCCGCACCGATGAGGCGCTGCGCGCCTGGGAAAGCGAAAAGGCGGCGTTCCCCGAATCGGCGCAGTACATCGACTACCTCATTGGCAACCTGAAGAAGGGAGGCTGA
- a CDS encoding ABC transporter ATP-binding protein has protein sequence MTLLVANQLLKRFGALTATDHVSFAVNAGEIHALIGPNGAGKSTLVHLISGLLAADGGTLSLDGVDLTRLAPHLRVAAGLSRCFQVTSIFPKQTVGENLLLAVQAHAGSSFRFLRRRESDTELHARARALACRVGLDSEWERVAGTLPHGAQRKLDVALAIACAPKLLLLDEPMAGMGPVESAQMVELIQSLRQDMAILLIEHDMDAVFQLADRISVLVYGKVLTSGTAAEIQADARVQAVYLGTENDPAEGASA, from the coding sequence ATGACGCTGCTCGTCGCCAACCAATTGCTCAAGCGCTTTGGCGCCTTGACGGCCACGGACCATGTGAGCTTCGCGGTGAACGCCGGCGAGATCCATGCGCTGATCGGCCCCAACGGCGCCGGCAAGTCGACGCTGGTGCATCTGATTTCCGGGCTGCTGGCGGCCGATGGCGGCACGCTTTCGCTCGACGGCGTCGATCTCACGCGCCTGGCGCCGCACCTTCGCGTGGCCGCGGGCCTGTCGCGCTGCTTTCAGGTCACCAGCATCTTTCCGAAGCAGACCGTGGGCGAGAACCTGCTGCTGGCGGTGCAGGCGCATGCGGGCTCGAGCTTCAGGTTCCTGCGCCGGCGCGAGAGCGACACCGAGCTGCACGCGCGCGCCCGGGCGCTGGCCTGCCGCGTGGGGCTCGACTCCGAATGGGAGCGCGTGGCCGGCACGCTGCCGCATGGCGCGCAGCGCAAGCTCGATGTGGCGCTGGCCATTGCTTGCGCGCCGAAGCTGCTGCTGCTGGACGAGCCCATGGCGGGCATGGGCCCGGTGGAATCGGCGCAGATGGTGGAACTGATCCAGAGCCTGCGCCAGGACATGGCGATCCTGCTGATCGAGCATGACATGGACGCGGTGTTCCAGCTGGCCGACCGCATCTCGGTGCTGGTCTATGGAAAAGTGCTGACCAGCGGCACGGCGGCCGAGATCCAGGCCGACGCGCGGGTGCAGGCGGTGTACCTGGGCACCGAAAACGATCCAGCCGAAGGGGCGAGCGCATGA
- a CDS encoding pilus assembly protein: MQPHRFSRNLLACSIALSCMPAFAALVIEDNLNGASSKFDWQSINGACLTAGNGTGSIPACKGLAYYSGKTLVGGEKGTLPDDVGSGALRLSNGAPNSGDNGNNQTGAVYSKFSFPSNAGVDITFKTVTYGGNNFEGIGADGIVFFLSDADKTGPIDRNTKVGAFGGSLGYSCANGKNPSDGLYGAYIGLGIDEYGNFSNKDDNTSSGNNRRKNRVTLRGAGDTNWTWLNRNYPAYYPSSLNDSSRVSAVQKACANGYVYDTRGNRREALPYNYNYITAKDLSDPISNQQAISLPKRGNAKPITYGLKITQDGLLSLSYSYNGGIETPIIERQSISASNGPLPRAFRFGFAAGTGSGSNVHEIMCFKAEQITVSATSAGANTPQSGRVQVGSQLYLASYYPKNWWGQLTANDVLVDDDTGMLTLSNRANWDANCRLTGGSCGATGGNVAVQAPADRKLFTWNGAGKVLSWPNLSAAQKTALDASASNASRSDVLDFLQGTRSQEMTTSGTGKFRMRDSVLGDIMNSSPVWVGKPQAPYAKAFADALYPTATAAEGASYAAYVKAKAQRTHVVYVGSNDGFVHGFRAGKFDANGAFDSSQNDGQELMAYMPAQVLETINPSDNDNLRFASTTYAHNAMVDATPATGDLYYGGAWHTWLVGGLGAGGNRTGVIADNTSIATGAIYALDVTSPEDFQGTNAARIVLGEWNSRNLVCATDTPTEKCADHLGSTYGTPLIRRLHNGHWAVLFGNGLNSKSGKAGIFVMIVNKDSGARTLRYLNAGEPTRTGNDITSRNGITQLASADLDLDHITDYIYAGDMLGNLWRFDLSSNSESNWQARTAPLFRTGGRPITTAPTVTSSLSGSDYRVILSFGTGKVYPQTLNASSYVVPGSQYLLGIWDHDLDSWNARSGVKYKALSAGKTADYADLQAQQITEVAQGNAAVGYSRVRTVSQNRVCWQGATLCPNGNDRYGWKMELPAANEQVIYNPTISGGMLVVNTTIPEVTQVLSCTAQSSAGFTMALLPDTGAAPARSYFKGITADGGIVAGLGLGGVGTTSNLSSSKQDFIVTNTNDGKAKIVNVDKTLSITPKRLTWIQRR, from the coding sequence ATGCAGCCCCATCGCTTCAGCCGCAACCTCCTTGCCTGCAGCATCGCCCTTTCGTGCATGCCGGCCTTCGCGGCCCTGGTCATCGAAGACAACCTCAATGGCGCCTCCTCGAAGTTCGACTGGCAGAGCATCAACGGCGCCTGCCTGACTGCAGGCAACGGCACCGGCAGCATTCCCGCCTGCAAGGGCCTGGCCTATTACTCCGGAAAAACGCTGGTGGGCGGGGAAAAAGGCACGCTGCCCGATGATGTGGGTTCGGGTGCGCTGCGATTGTCCAATGGCGCGCCCAACAGTGGCGACAACGGAAACAACCAGACCGGCGCGGTCTATTCCAAGTTTTCCTTTCCCTCCAATGCGGGCGTGGACATCACCTTCAAGACCGTCACCTATGGCGGCAACAATTTCGAAGGCATCGGCGCGGACGGCATCGTATTTTTTCTCTCCGATGCGGACAAGACCGGTCCCATCGACCGCAACACCAAGGTCGGGGCATTTGGCGGCAGCCTGGGCTACAGCTGCGCCAACGGCAAGAATCCCAGCGACGGCCTTTATGGCGCGTATATCGGCCTGGGCATCGATGAATATGGAAATTTCTCCAACAAGGACGACAACACGTCAAGCGGCAACAACCGCCGCAAGAACCGCGTGACCCTGCGCGGAGCGGGCGACACCAACTGGACCTGGCTGAACAGGAATTATCCGGCCTACTACCCGAGCAGCCTGAACGACAGCAGCCGGGTCAGCGCGGTGCAGAAGGCCTGCGCCAACGGTTATGTCTACGACACCAGGGGCAACAGAAGGGAAGCGCTGCCATACAACTACAACTACATCACTGCCAAGGACCTGAGCGACCCCATCTCCAACCAGCAGGCCATCAGCCTGCCCAAGCGCGGCAATGCCAAGCCCATCACCTATGGGCTGAAGATCACCCAGGACGGGCTGCTGAGCCTTTCCTACAGCTACAACGGCGGCATCGAGACCCCGATCATCGAACGGCAGAGCATTTCCGCATCCAACGGTCCCCTGCCCCGGGCCTTTCGCTTTGGTTTCGCGGCGGGGACCGGCAGCGGCAGCAACGTGCATGAAATCATGTGCTTCAAGGCCGAGCAGATCACCGTATCCGCCACTTCGGCCGGCGCCAACACGCCGCAGTCCGGTCGCGTGCAGGTGGGCTCGCAGCTCTACCTGGCCAGCTACTATCCGAAGAACTGGTGGGGCCAGCTGACGGCCAACGATGTGCTGGTCGATGACGACACCGGCATGCTCACGCTGAGCAACCGCGCCAACTGGGACGCCAACTGCAGGCTGACGGGCGGCAGCTGCGGCGCCACCGGCGGCAACGTCGCGGTACAGGCGCCGGCGGACCGCAAGCTGTTCACCTGGAACGGCGCCGGCAAGGTGCTGAGCTGGCCCAACCTGTCGGCCGCGCAAAAAACTGCCCTGGATGCTTCGGCCAGCAATGCCAGCCGGTCCGACGTGCTGGATTTCCTTCAGGGCACGCGCAGCCAGGAGATGACGACTTCGGGCACGGGAAAGTTCCGCATGCGCGACAGCGTGCTGGGCGACATCATGAACTCGAGCCCGGTCTGGGTAGGCAAGCCCCAGGCGCCCTATGCCAAGGCGTTCGCCGACGCGCTGTATCCCACGGCCACGGCCGCCGAAGGCGCCAGCTACGCGGCCTACGTGAAAGCCAAGGCACAGCGCACCCATGTGGTCTATGTGGGATCCAACGATGGTTTCGTGCATGGTTTTCGCGCCGGGAAGTTCGATGCCAACGGTGCATTCGACAGTTCCCAGAACGACGGCCAGGAGCTGATGGCCTATATGCCGGCGCAGGTGCTGGAGACCATCAACCCTTCGGACAACGACAACCTGCGCTTCGCCTCCACGACCTATGCGCACAATGCCATGGTCGATGCCACGCCGGCCACCGGCGACCTGTACTACGGCGGCGCCTGGCACACCTGGCTGGTGGGCGGCCTGGGCGCGGGCGGCAACAGGACGGGCGTGATTGCCGACAACACCTCGATTGCCACGGGCGCCATCTACGCGCTCGACGTCACCAGTCCGGAGGATTTCCAGGGCACGAACGCGGCGCGCATCGTGCTGGGCGAGTGGAACAGCAGGAACCTGGTCTGCGCCACCGATACCCCGACCGAGAAATGCGCCGACCACCTGGGAAGCACCTATGGCACGCCGCTGATACGCCGCCTGCACAACGGGCATTGGGCGGTGCTGTTCGGCAACGGCCTCAACAGCAAATCGGGCAAAGCCGGCATTTTCGTGATGATCGTCAACAAGGACAGCGGGGCCAGGACCTTGCGCTACCTGAATGCCGGCGAGCCCACCAGAACCGGCAATGACATCACCTCGCGCAACGGCATCACCCAGCTGGCATCGGCCGATCTGGACCTGGACCACATCACCGATTACATCTATGCCGGCGACATGCTGGGCAATCTCTGGCGCTTCGACCTGAGCTCGAACAGCGAAAGCAACTGGCAGGCGCGCACCGCCCCGCTGTTCAGGACCGGCGGCCGGCCGATCACGACCGCGCCCACCGTCACCTCCAGCCTCAGCGGCTCGGATTACCGCGTGATTCTTTCCTTCGGCACCGGAAAGGTCTACCCCCAGACGCTCAATGCCTCTTCGTACGTCGTGCCGGGCAGCCAGTACCTGCTGGGCATCTGGGACCACGACCTCGACAGCTGGAACGCCAGGAGCGGCGTCAAATACAAGGCGCTGTCGGCCGGCAAGACGGCCGACTATGCGGATCTGCAGGCGCAGCAGATCACCGAGGTGGCCCAGGGCAACGCCGCCGTGGGCTACAGCCGCGTGCGCACCGTGTCGCAGAACCGCGTCTGCTGGCAAGGCGCCACCCTGTGCCCGAACGGCAACGACCGATACGGCTGGAAGATGGAGCTGCCCGCGGCCAACGAGCAGGTGATCTACAACCCCACCATCAGCGGCGGGATGCTGGTCGTCAACACCACCATTCCCGAAGTCACGCAGGTGCTGTCGTGCACCGCGCAATCCTCGGCCGGCTTCACCATGGCGCTCCTGCCCGATACCGGCGCGGCGCCCGCCCGATCGTACTTCAAGGGCATCACGGCCGATGGCGGCATCGTTGCCGGCCTCGGGCTCGGCGGCGTGGGCACCACCTCCAACCTGAGCAGCAGCAAGCAGGATTTCATCGTCACCAACACCAACGACGGCAAGGCCAAGATCGTGAACGTGGACAAGACCCTGAGCATCACCCCCAAACGACTGACCTGGATCCAAAGACGATGA
- a CDS encoding PilW family protein produces the protein MRRRQQHGGYTLIELMISIAIGLFIALGLSGIYFVAKRNFLDQDSLGATLENQRFVFTVLTDQVQTAGYYPEPMSNNSTLAFPAAANFAVGSFLFGSGNATAANDSLTIRYQARAADNLSSCTGSKHNAAAAATYSSRFEVNSSQQLICTDSDNRQSVISEDVAGFKVLYLADTDGDAAPDRYLYASSVTTAGLWASIHAVQISYRKIDREKSRGNNLVYLPMTFKKTIALRNQA, from the coding sequence ATGCGCAGACGACAGCAGCACGGCGGATACACGCTGATCGAACTGATGATTTCGATCGCCATTGGCCTTTTCATTGCCCTGGGCCTGAGCGGTATCTATTTCGTCGCCAAAAGGAATTTCCTCGATCAGGATTCGCTGGGCGCGACGCTGGAAAACCAGCGCTTTGTGTTCACAGTGCTCACGGACCAGGTACAGACCGCCGGGTATTACCCCGAGCCCATGTCCAACAACAGCACGCTGGCGTTTCCCGCGGCCGCCAATTTCGCCGTCGGCAGCTTCCTCTTCGGCTCCGGCAATGCGACTGCAGCCAACGACAGCCTGACCATCCGCTACCAGGCCAGGGCGGCGGACAATCTCTCGAGCTGCACGGGCAGCAAGCACAATGCCGCAGCCGCGGCCACCTACAGCAGCCGATTCGAGGTGAACAGCAGCCAGCAATTGATCTGCACCGACTCGGACAACCGCCAGTCCGTCATCAGCGAGGATGTCGCCGGCTTCAAGGTTCTCTATCTGGCAGATACCGATGGCGACGCCGCGCCAGACCGATACCTCTACGCCAGCAGCGTGACCACCGCCGGTTTGTGGGCCAGCATCCACGCCGTGCAGATCAGCTACAGGAAGATCGATCGCGAAAAGAGCCGGGGAAACAACCTGGTCTATTTGCCCATGACATTCAAGAAGACCATTGCATTGAGAAACCAGGCATGA
- a CDS encoding type IV pilin protein — MSLFPNAPAQRGFTLIELMITVALVGILAAIALPAYDSFIQKSRRTEAKAALVDLASRQQKYYSINNRYTASAADLGYAALPASTASGLYSLSLTADSSSYTAKATPQGSQAKDVQCYGFAINDVGRKSNFSRTNAALTADCW, encoded by the coding sequence ATGAGCCTCTTCCCGAACGCCCCGGCGCAGCGCGGCTTCACCTTGATCGAGCTGATGATCACCGTGGCGCTGGTCGGCATCCTGGCGGCCATCGCGCTGCCCGCCTACGACAGCTTCATCCAGAAATCGCGCCGCACCGAAGCCAAGGCTGCGCTGGTGGACCTGGCTTCGCGCCAGCAGAAGTACTACAGCATCAACAACAGGTACACCGCCAGCGCGGCCGACCTGGGCTATGCCGCGCTGCCGGCCAGCACCGCGTCGGGTCTGTACTCGCTGTCCCTGACGGCCGACAGCAGCAGCTACACGGCCAAGGCCACGCCGCAGGGCAGCCAGGCCAAGGACGTGCAGTGCTATGGCTTCGCCATCAACGACGTGGGCAGGAAAAGCAATTTCTCCAGGACCAATGCGGCCCTGACCGCCGATTGCTGGTGA
- the pilV gene encoding type IV pilus modification protein PilV: protein MRVGSRQAGFSLIEVMVSLVVVSLGMLGLAGLLINGVAATKTSQLRNAASLQVTSLADAMSANRRFWGDTELGEISFTAQGTVIESQQNIDLGVSADCLNAACSAHHLAAYDVRTWLAALDNQLPDARSQVHCSVNFDAKNCHATVKWNEKYYSGSQSDAADSAATGGERQYSQFITP, encoded by the coding sequence GTGCGCGTAGGATCCAGACAGGCCGGCTTCTCGCTGATCGAGGTCATGGTGTCCCTGGTCGTGGTGTCGCTGGGCATGCTGGGCCTGGCGGGCCTGCTGATCAATGGCGTCGCCGCCACCAAGACATCCCAGCTGCGCAATGCCGCCTCGCTGCAGGTCACGAGCCTGGCGGATGCGATGAGCGCCAACCGCAGGTTCTGGGGTGACACGGAGCTCGGCGAGATCAGCTTCACGGCGCAAGGCACGGTCATCGAATCCCAGCAGAACATCGATCTGGGTGTCTCTGCCGACTGCCTCAACGCCGCCTGCAGTGCCCACCATCTTGCGGCCTATGACGTCAGGACCTGGCTGGCGGCGCTGGACAACCAGCTGCCCGATGCAAGGTCGCAGGTGCATTGCAGCGTCAATTTCGATGCCAAGAACTGCCATGCCACGGTGAAGTGGAACGAGAAGTACTACTCCGGCAGCCAATCGGATGCGGCCGACAGCGCCGCCACTGGCGGCGAGCGCCAATACAGCCAGTTCATCACTCCCTGA
- a CDS encoding DUF799 domain-containing protein gives MPAHRIRRAWLGGAGLLLCAWLTGCAAPQRTQDHSAFIAADPASILVLPPLNDSPEIEAGASVLSHATYPLAEAGYYVMPVALVHETFRQNGLEIAADIHAVPAARLREIFGADAALYITIDRYGTTYQVIDSATVVSARARLVDLRTGNLLWVGQASASSKEGSSGAGGNLTSMLLTALVNQIIQTSTEAAHGVAGVATRRLLAAGGPDGLRFGPRSPLHGKP, from the coding sequence ATGCCCGCACATCGTATTCGGCGCGCCTGGCTGGGAGGCGCCGGGCTGCTGCTGTGCGCGTGGCTCACGGGATGCGCCGCGCCGCAACGCACCCAGGACCACAGCGCCTTCATCGCGGCCGATCCGGCCTCGATCCTGGTGCTGCCCCCGCTCAACGATTCGCCCGAAATCGAGGCCGGCGCCAGCGTGCTGTCGCATGCCACCTACCCGCTGGCCGAGGCCGGGTATTACGTGATGCCCGTGGCGCTGGTGCACGAAACCTTCCGTCAGAACGGCCTTGAGATCGCTGCCGACATCCATGCGGTACCGGCGGCGCGGCTCAGGGAGATCTTTGGCGCCGATGCCGCGCTCTACATCACGATCGACCGCTATGGCACCACCTACCAGGTGATCGACAGCGCCACCGTGGTCAGCGCCCGGGCGCGGCTGGTGGACCTGCGCACCGGCAACCTGCTTTGGGTGGGACAGGCCTCGGCCTCGAGCAAGGAAGGCAGCAGCGGTGCCGGGGGAAATCTGACCAGCATGCTGCTCACCGCACTGGTCAACCAGATCATCCAGACCTCTACCGAGGCCGCGCACGGCGTTGCCGGCGTCGCGACCCGGCGGCTGCTGGCGGCGGGCGGACCGGATGGCCTGCGCTTCGGGCCGCGCTCGCCGCTGCACGGGAAGCCGTGA
- a CDS encoding PilX N-terminal domain-containing pilus assembly protein, producing the protein MLAVTTILVLFAFRNSSMYERISGNTMEKGRSFQAAQSSLRFAEWWLERNNLGEISDCETRNTVESLGDLRVCSTALASGTTLPWSGSSVFTPKAMAISTDAGLNTDSSKIPGDANYYASPEFYISELGSTPGGREMLYSVSGAGFGANASSVSIVESTFAFKYRTINLGGL; encoded by the coding sequence ATGCTGGCCGTGACCACCATCCTGGTGCTTTTTGCTTTTCGCAATAGCTCCATGTATGAAAGGATTTCCGGCAACACCATGGAAAAGGGCCGCTCCTTCCAGGCCGCACAGAGCTCGCTGCGCTTTGCGGAATGGTGGCTGGAGAGAAACAACCTGGGCGAAATTTCCGATTGCGAAACCAGGAATACCGTCGAAAGCCTGGGGGACCTGCGTGTCTGCAGCACCGCGCTGGCATCGGGCACCACACTGCCATGGAGCGGCAGCAGCGTCTTCACCCCCAAGGCCATGGCCATTTCCACCGACGCGGGACTGAATACCGACTCAAGCAAGATCCCGGGCGATGCAAATTACTACGCCAGCCCGGAGTTCTATATCAGCGAACTGGGCAGTACACCGGGAGGCAGGGAAATGCTCTACAGCGTTTCAGGCGCAGGTTTCGGCGCCAATGCCAGCTCCGTCAGCATCGTCGAAAGCACCTTTGCCTTCAAATACCGCACCATCAATCTGGGAGGCCTGTGA